One window from the genome of Streptococcus parasanguinis encodes:
- a CDS encoding V-type ATP synthase subunit A, whose translation MTQGKIIKVSGPLVVASGMQEANIQDICRVGDLGLIGEIIEMRRDEASIQVYEETSGVGPGEPVVTTGAPLSVELGPGLISQMFDGIQRPLERFQEVTASDFLVRGVQVPNLDRDTKWAFEPSVTEGTEVVAGDIVGTVQETNMVEHRIMVPFGVNGRVTKIAAGSYTVEEPVYEIEQADGSLFTGTLMQKWPVRRGRPFAQKLIPVEPLVTGQRVIDTFFPVTKGGAAAVPGPFGAGKTVVQHQVAKFANVDIVIYVGCGERGNEMTDVLNEFPELIDPTTGQSIMQRTVLIANTSNMPVAAREASIYTGITIAEYFRDMGYSVAIMADSTSRWAEALREMSGRLEEMPGDEGYPAYLGSRIAEYYERAGRVKTLGTTAREGSITAIGAVSPPGGDISEPVTQNTLRIVKVFWGLDAQLAQRRHFPAINWLSSYSLYQDEVGRYIDLHEQISWSEKVTRAMNLLQKESELQEIVRLVGLDSLSEKDRLTMNAAKMIREDYLQQNAFDEVDTYTSFSKRVALLTNILTFDQESQKALELGAYFTEIMEGTVALRDRIARSKFIHEDQLATIQALKEEIVETLHQIVAKGGVDNERD comes from the coding sequence ATGACTCAAGGAAAAATTATCAAAGTTTCCGGTCCCTTGGTGGTTGCATCAGGGATGCAGGAGGCCAATATTCAAGACATTTGCCGGGTAGGCGATCTTGGTTTGATTGGCGAAATTATTGAGATGCGGCGGGATGAAGCCTCTATCCAAGTATATGAAGAAACGTCTGGAGTCGGTCCAGGAGAACCAGTGGTAACAACCGGGGCCCCCCTTTCTGTTGAATTGGGACCAGGCTTGATCTCTCAGATGTTTGACGGGATCCAACGCCCCTTGGAACGCTTCCAAGAAGTGACTGCCAGTGACTTTTTGGTTCGTGGGGTGCAAGTTCCGAATCTAGATCGGGACACCAAATGGGCTTTCGAACCAAGTGTGACTGAAGGGACAGAAGTGGTCGCTGGAGACATCGTCGGTACCGTTCAAGAGACCAATATGGTGGAACACCGCATCATGGTACCCTTTGGTGTCAATGGACGTGTGACCAAGATCGCAGCAGGTTCTTACACAGTGGAAGAGCCGGTCTATGAGATCGAGCAGGCAGATGGTAGCCTCTTTACTGGAACCCTGATGCAAAAATGGCCGGTTCGTCGAGGCCGTCCCTTTGCACAAAAACTCATTCCGGTAGAGCCTTTGGTCACCGGTCAACGGGTCATCGATACCTTCTTCCCTGTGACTAAGGGTGGAGCTGCAGCTGTTCCGGGTCCTTTCGGAGCTGGAAAGACAGTTGTGCAACACCAGGTGGCCAAGTTTGCCAATGTAGACATCGTAATTTATGTTGGTTGTGGGGAACGTGGAAATGAAATGACGGACGTTCTGAATGAATTTCCAGAATTGATCGATCCAACGACTGGCCAATCCATCATGCAACGGACCGTTCTGATCGCCAACACTTCGAACATGCCAGTAGCTGCGCGGGAAGCTTCCATCTACACAGGGATTACTATTGCCGAATACTTCCGTGATATGGGCTATTCCGTTGCCATCATGGCCGATTCGACTTCGCGTTGGGCAGAAGCTCTCCGTGAAATGTCTGGTCGTCTAGAAGAAATGCCAGGGGATGAAGGCTACCCAGCCTACCTTGGTAGCCGGATCGCCGAATACTACGAGCGTGCAGGTCGGGTCAAGACACTTGGAACCACTGCGCGTGAAGGTTCGATTACCGCCATCGGTGCCGTTTCTCCTCCAGGTGGAGATATTTCAGAGCCGGTAACGCAAAATACCTTGCGAATTGTTAAGGTCTTCTGGGGCTTAGATGCTCAATTGGCCCAACGCCGCCACTTCCCGGCCATCAACTGGTTGAGTTCTTATTCTCTTTACCAAGATGAAGTTGGTCGCTATATCGATTTACATGAACAAATCAGCTGGTCTGAAAAAGTGACCCGCGCTATGAATTTGCTTCAAAAGGAAAGTGAATTGCAAGAAATCGTCCGCTTGGTTGGTCTAGATTCCTTGTCTGAAAAAGACCGCTTGACCATGAATGCGGCCAAGATGATTCGTGAAGACTACCTGCAACAAAATGCTTTCGATGAGGTTGATACCTATACCTCTTTCAGTAAGCGGGTGGCTTTGTTGACCAACATTTTGACCTTTGACCAAGAAAGTCAAAAAGCACTAGAATTAGGGGCTTACTTCACAGAAATCATGGAAGGAACCGTGGCTCTTCGAGACCGCATTGCCCGGAGCAAATTCATCCATGAGGACCAGTTGGCAACCATCCAAGCCCTGAAAGAAGAAATCGTAGAAACCCTACACCAAATCGTCGCAAAAGGAGGAGTAGACAATGAGCGTGATTAA
- a CDS encoding GNAT family N-acetyltransferase, with amino-acid sequence MRTNEFGQAIGDALPDFTPGRLPAIERIEGRYTVIERLSKEKHGADLYQVYGPDSPAAMWTFLFKGPARNEEEWDHLLDDLMTAQGRFYYAIVDKDSGKALGTFSLMRIDQANRVIEVGAVTYSPALQKTRMATEAQYLLARYVFEDLGYRRYEWKCDALNQASRKAAERLGFTYEGCFRQAVVYKGRTRDTDWLSIIDQEWPEIKQRLEAWLDPSNFDANGQQKQALREIAQK; translated from the coding sequence ATGAGAACAAATGAATTTGGCCAAGCGATTGGCGATGCACTGCCGGATTTTACACCGGGGCGTCTGCCAGCTATTGAGCGGATCGAAGGTCGCTATACTGTGATCGAGCGCCTCTCAAAAGAAAAACATGGAGCAGATCTTTATCAGGTCTACGGGCCGGACTCTCCAGCAGCGATGTGGACCTTTCTGTTCAAAGGCCCTGCCCGCAATGAAGAGGAGTGGGACCACTTATTAGATGATCTTATGACAGCCCAAGGTCGCTTTTACTATGCGATTGTAGACAAAGATTCAGGAAAGGCTTTGGGGACTTTCTCTCTCATGCGGATCGATCAAGCTAATCGGGTGATCGAAGTCGGAGCAGTGACCTATTCACCAGCGCTCCAAAAGACACGCATGGCTACGGAAGCCCAGTATCTCTTAGCGCGCTACGTGTTTGAAGATTTAGGCTACCGCCGCTATGAGTGGAAATGTGATGCCTTAAACCAAGCATCTCGCAAAGCAGCTGAGCGCTTAGGGTTCACCTATGAAGGCTGTTTCCGTCAGGCTGTTGTTTATAAAGGTCGTACCCGTGATACAGACTGGTTGTCCATCATTGACCAAGAGTGGCCAGAAATCAAACAGCGGCTAGAAGCTTGGTTGGATCCAAGCAATTTCGATGCCAATGGCCAACAAAAGCAAGCTCTAAGAGAGATAGCACAAAAGTAA
- a CDS encoding V-type ATP synthase subunit F, protein MDKQTYKIAVVGNRDAILPFRLIGFQTYPVTEPQEAINTLRKLSRENFGIIYLTEDIAQAIPDTVAFYDQQLTPALILIPTHRGTTGLGQQRIRDNVEKAVGQDIL, encoded by the coding sequence ATGGACAAACAGACCTATAAGATCGCAGTTGTGGGCAATCGGGACGCCATCCTTCCTTTTCGCCTGATTGGCTTTCAAACCTATCCGGTCACAGAGCCACAAGAAGCGATCAATACCCTGCGAAAACTCAGTCGGGAAAACTTCGGGATTATCTACCTGACAGAGGATATTGCTCAGGCTATTCCAGATACAGTGGCTTTTTACGACCAGCAGCTGACTCCGGCTCTGATCCTTATCCCGACCCATAGAGGAACTACGGGACTGGGCCAACAGCGGATTCGTGATAATGTCGAAAAAGCAGTAGGACAGGATATTTTATGA
- a CDS encoding V-type ATPase subunit, which produces MSERTYSQVNTGISVREASFVSPSQFEQLLASPSSESREGLLQGTPYALNSKEIKDLSALEARLMAALLAEYQWAFEVSPQSDLVSLFTLKYTYHNLKVYLKHKATERKLGHLLIPIGPYSLDVLEHLVATFSAEHCPAFMAEEVAATWQEFQDYQDLRVLEIGMDLAYFKHLRCLGDSLDHPILKQLVDVTIDFYNAITVKRALDQQKPHSFMHQLLSDEGSLSAHQVIDLLESGQWLTWFYQVNPLDYDLALETYEEKMRTGQLKTVELEYLESLVKFSLLDAGRFEVDGPLPLVRYLYGKELEVTNLRLVLSGLDNGFPLADIKERMRPIYGQTDL; this is translated from the coding sequence ATGAGCGAACGGACCTATTCTCAAGTCAATACAGGAATCAGCGTACGTGAGGCTAGTTTTGTCAGTCCCAGTCAGTTCGAGCAGTTGCTTGCAAGTCCCTCCAGTGAGAGTCGAGAAGGTTTGCTACAAGGGACGCCTTATGCTCTAAATAGCAAGGAGATCAAGGATTTATCAGCCCTTGAAGCCCGCCTGATGGCAGCCTTGTTGGCAGAATACCAATGGGCTTTTGAGGTAAGCCCTCAGTCAGACCTGGTTAGCCTGTTTACCCTGAAGTACACCTATCATAATCTCAAGGTTTATCTAAAACACAAGGCGACAGAGCGCAAGTTGGGGCACTTATTGATCCCTATCGGTCCTTATTCTCTCGATGTGCTCGAGCATTTGGTGGCGACCTTTTCTGCGGAGCATTGTCCGGCCTTTATGGCGGAAGAAGTGGCTGCAACCTGGCAAGAATTCCAAGACTATCAGGACTTGCGGGTTCTCGAAATTGGGATGGACTTAGCTTATTTTAAACACCTGAGATGCTTAGGTGACAGCCTAGATCATCCGATTCTGAAGCAGTTGGTGGACGTGACCATTGACTTTTACAATGCGATTACAGTTAAGCGGGCCTTGGATCAGCAAAAACCGCATAGCTTTATGCACCAATTGCTCTCAGATGAAGGGAGCCTCAGTGCCCATCAGGTGATCGACCTGCTAGAATCCGGTCAGTGGTTGACCTGGTTTTATCAAGTCAATCCGCTGGACTACGATCTCGCCTTAGAGACTTATGAAGAAAAGATGCGCACTGGTCAACTAAAGACCGTAGAGTTGGAGTATTTAGAGAGTTTGGTGAAATTCAGTCTTCTAGACGCTGGCCGTTTTGAAGTCGATGGACCACTCCCTCTTGTTCGTTATCTTTACGGAAAAGAGTTAGAGGTGACCAACCTTCGTTTGGTCCTCTCTGGTTTAGACAATGGTTTTCCGCTAGCAGACATCAAAGAAAGGATGAGACCGATTTATGGACAAACAGACCTATAA
- a CDS encoding V-type ATP synthase subunit K, translated as MESLASYFSAHGGAFFAAFGVAIAVALSGMGSALGVGKTGQAAAALLKEQPEKFAQALILQLLPGTQGLYGFVIGILIWLQIKPDMPLETGVAYFFTALPVAIVGYFSAKHQGNVATAGMQILAKRPEDMMKGVILAAMVETYAILAFVVSFLLTLRVG; from the coding sequence ATGGAATCTTTAGCATCATATTTTTCAGCCCATGGGGGCGCCTTCTTTGCAGCATTTGGTGTGGCGATCGCCGTTGCACTTAGTGGAATGGGATCTGCCCTTGGGGTTGGTAAAACGGGTCAAGCAGCAGCAGCACTCTTGAAAGAACAACCTGAAAAATTTGCCCAAGCCCTGATTTTGCAATTGTTGCCAGGTACACAAGGTTTGTACGGTTTCGTTATCGGGATCTTGATCTGGTTGCAAATTAAGCCAGATATGCCACTTGAAACAGGGGTTGCTTACTTCTTTACAGCTCTTCCGGTTGCGATCGTTGGTTATTTCTCAGCCAAACACCAAGGAAATGTTGCGACAGCAGGGATGCAAATCTTGGCAAAACGTCCTGAAGACATGATGAAAGGGGTTATCCTTGCGGCCATGGTTGAAACCTATGCCATCTTGGCCTTCGTTGTGTCCTTCCTATTGACCCTACGCGTCGGCTAA
- a CDS encoding V-type ATP synthase subunit I encodes MAVSQMQKLSLILPKDDLDSLLLALQSEAKIQIYDLSEHEEWQAAFEANTLSQPLTENNRQALVELQKRQEQVEKMIQTLEPYMPEKKALQALKEEPLSLSFDDLQAHGMIRDEDLLLTKLKRQLRVLDKARQKIADAKGEIERLEKWRPLEVTPAALATFHYVHGLIGTIPNSDTDAVRSSLKAHPELELEEVFTSETEHGYVILYRSGDRVAVQELLEDHGFKELDYEEEQVPAVYLDRLEGEIKEQEAVVAATLAELQNSQKELDQLKYQMDYLLSLGAREEAKSLLASTQSLVALEGWIETSQVASLRDFLQEGFGSRVLLETRDVTEKDWDDVPIQLRNNALVEPFELVTEMYALPKYYEKDPTPIVSLFYFVFFGMMVADIGYGLLLTLATGFALKAFKLKPGTAKNLRFFSLLGISVALWGVVYGSFFGFEMPFALISTTSNAMTILILSVVFGFVTVLVGLFLGGMKNVRLKDYTEAYNAGFAWVLILLGLMLLAVGNILPGMSLLVPIGKWLAILNAIGILIVSIVSAKKLSGLASGLFNLYNVSGYVGDLVSFTRLMALGLSGASIGSAFNLIVNLFPPLGRFTVGLLLFIVLHAINMFLSFLSGYVHGARLIFVEFFGKFYEGGGKPFRPLKPSERYIKTKK; translated from the coding sequence ATGGCCGTTAGTCAGATGCAAAAACTGTCCCTCATCTTACCCAAAGATGACTTGGACAGTCTCCTACTAGCGTTACAGTCTGAGGCAAAAATCCAGATTTATGACCTCAGTGAGCATGAAGAATGGCAGGCTGCCTTTGAGGCAAATACCTTGTCTCAACCCTTGACAGAGAACAATCGTCAAGCTTTGGTAGAGCTGCAAAAACGTCAAGAACAAGTTGAAAAAATGATTCAGACTCTGGAGCCTTATATGCCTGAGAAAAAGGCCCTGCAAGCTCTGAAGGAAGAACCCTTAAGCTTGTCTTTTGATGACTTGCAGGCCCACGGGATGATTCGAGATGAGGATCTTCTATTGACCAAGTTGAAACGCCAATTGCGCGTGTTAGACAAGGCTCGTCAAAAGATTGCGGATGCAAAGGGAGAGATAGAGCGCTTAGAAAAATGGCGACCGTTAGAGGTGACGCCAGCTGCCCTCGCTACTTTTCACTATGTGCATGGCTTGATCGGGACGATCCCAAATAGCGATACAGACGCTGTTCGCTCTTCCTTAAAAGCTCATCCTGAGCTGGAGTTAGAAGAAGTCTTTACGTCTGAAACCGAACACGGCTATGTCATCTTGTATCGTTCGGGAGATCGTGTAGCTGTTCAGGAGCTTCTAGAAGACCATGGGTTCAAAGAATTGGACTATGAAGAAGAGCAGGTCCCGGCCGTCTACTTGGATCGCCTAGAAGGGGAAATCAAAGAGCAAGAAGCTGTAGTTGCAGCAACCCTAGCCGAGTTACAAAACTCCCAGAAGGAGCTGGACCAGCTCAAGTACCAGATGGATTACTTGCTGAGTTTGGGAGCTCGTGAGGAAGCCAAGTCGCTTCTTGCTAGTACGCAAAGCTTGGTAGCCCTAGAGGGTTGGATTGAAACCTCCCAAGTGGCCTCATTGCGAGACTTCTTGCAAGAAGGTTTTGGTTCTCGGGTCTTACTAGAGACACGCGATGTGACGGAAAAAGATTGGGATGACGTTCCGATCCAGTTGCGAAATAATGCCTTGGTAGAACCTTTTGAATTAGTCACAGAGATGTATGCCCTGCCTAAGTATTACGAGAAAGATCCGACACCGATCGTTTCTCTCTTCTACTTTGTTTTCTTTGGCATGATGGTCGCAGATATCGGTTATGGACTGTTGCTAACCTTGGCGACAGGCTTTGCCCTTAAAGCCTTCAAGCTCAAGCCTGGTACAGCCAAGAACCTTCGTTTCTTCAGTCTCCTCGGAATTTCAGTTGCCCTTTGGGGTGTGGTCTATGGCTCTTTCTTTGGATTTGAGATGCCTTTTGCCTTGATCAGTACGACCAGTAACGCCATGACCATCCTGATCCTCTCAGTGGTCTTTGGTTTTGTCACTGTCTTAGTGGGCCTCTTTCTAGGAGGAATGAAAAATGTTCGCCTCAAAGACTACACCGAAGCCTATAATGCTGGCTTTGCTTGGGTCTTGATCCTACTTGGCTTAATGCTTCTAGCAGTAGGCAATATCTTGCCAGGGATGAGCCTTCTAGTTCCGATTGGCAAGTGGCTGGCTATTTTGAATGCCATTGGGATCTTGATTGTTTCCATTGTCAGTGCCAAGAAGCTATCCGGTTTAGCGTCTGGTCTCTTTAACCTCTACAATGTCAGTGGCTATGTCGGAGACTTGGTCAGCTTCACCCGTTTGATGGCCTTGGGTTTGTCTGGAGCGAGTATCGGTTCGGCCTTCAACCTCATTGTCAATCTCTTTCCACCGCTTGGACGGTTTACGGTAGGGCTTCTGCTCTTTATCGTCCTACATGCCATTAATATGTTCCTGTCCTTCTTGTCAGGATATGTGCATGGAGCCCGTTTGATCTTTGTGGAGTTCTTCGGTAAGTTCTACGAAGGAGGAGGCAAGCCATTTCGTCCTCTCAAACCTTCTGAACGCTATATTAAAACAAAAAAATAA
- a CDS encoding MurR/RpiR family transcriptional regulator — translation MKQDQDLRAIIASHEAELTDMERDIAQYFLSSEARQHSLSSSRVTELLHVSKAALTRFSQKCGFSGYREFVYHFNEETKNQKQVQEHDELTLSVLQRYHHISNVTESLVKDSQLDRVAELIGQVDRVYFFGIGSSGLVAREMKLRFMRLGVVCEALTDQDGFAWTTSILDSSCLVIGFSLSGGTNSITDSLLDAKEKGAKTVLVTANPAAIHQGFTEVLPAAPLPSSTYIDRISAILPLLIVVDLIYAHFLNKSREQKEIVFNSYWENKKLSNQRSRKS, via the coding sequence GTGAAACAAGATCAAGATTTACGCGCCATTATCGCCAGCCATGAAGCTGAGTTAACAGATATGGAACGCGACATTGCCCAATATTTCTTATCGTCGGAAGCACGACAGCACTCCCTGTCCTCTTCTCGTGTAACGGAGTTACTCCATGTCTCAAAGGCAGCTTTAACGCGTTTCTCTCAAAAATGTGGCTTTTCCGGCTATCGGGAATTTGTCTATCACTTTAACGAAGAAACCAAAAATCAAAAACAGGTGCAAGAGCATGACGAGCTGACGCTGAGCGTCTTGCAACGCTACCACCATATCAGTAACGTCACTGAAAGTCTGGTAAAAGATTCCCAATTAGATCGGGTAGCTGAACTAATCGGTCAAGTAGACCGAGTCTATTTCTTCGGGATCGGTAGTTCCGGTTTAGTTGCTCGAGAAATGAAATTGCGCTTTATGCGACTAGGCGTCGTTTGTGAAGCCCTGACTGATCAAGATGGCTTTGCTTGGACGACCAGTATTCTCGATTCCTCTTGTTTAGTCATCGGTTTCTCATTGTCAGGAGGCACCAACTCCATTACAGATAGTCTCCTGGACGCCAAAGAAAAAGGGGCTAAAACGGTTCTTGTGACCGCTAACCCGGCTGCCATCCACCAAGGATTCACAGAAGTGTTACCGGCCGCACCTCTTCCTAGTAGTACCTATATCGATCGAATCTCCGCCATTTTACCACTCCTCATTGTGGTCGATTTGATCTATGCTCATTTCCTTAATAAAAGTCGAGAACAAAAGGAAATTGTCTTTAATAGCTACTGGGAAAACAAAAAACTTTCTAATCAACGTTCTCGAAAATCTTAA
- a CDS encoding ROK family protein translates to MNPYVVIDIGGTSIKYGLADAKGQLLETHEMPTEAQKGGPHILNTTKEIVARYLKKHPLAGVAISSAGMVDPDKGEIFYAGPQIPNYAGTQFKKEIEETFQIPCEIENDVNCAGLAEVTTGHAKGSNNAVCLTIGTGIGGCLLLDGQVFHGFSNSACEVGYLHLPDGAFQDLASTTALVEYVAEHHGDPVEQWNGRRIFKQATEGDKICMAGIDRMVTYLGKGLANIVYVVNPEVIVLGGGIMAQEAILKPKIYQALCAELVPSLADKIRLEFAHHQNAAGMLGAYYHFRQKHET, encoded by the coding sequence ATGAATCCATATGTTGTAATTGATATCGGAGGGACCAGTATCAAGTATGGTCTAGCCGATGCAAAAGGGCAACTCCTAGAGACCCATGAAATGCCAACGGAGGCTCAAAAAGGAGGACCTCACATTCTTAACACAACAAAGGAAATCGTAGCCCGTTATTTGAAGAAGCATCCCTTGGCAGGGGTGGCGATTTCTTCGGCCGGAATGGTAGATCCTGATAAGGGAGAAATCTTTTATGCCGGCCCACAAATTCCCAACTATGCAGGCACCCAATTCAAAAAGGAAATCGAAGAGACCTTTCAGATCCCTTGCGAGATTGAAAATGATGTTAACTGTGCCGGTCTCGCAGAGGTCACCACAGGCCATGCAAAAGGATCGAACAATGCTGTTTGTCTGACGATTGGGACAGGGATCGGCGGTTGCCTCTTGCTCGATGGTCAGGTCTTTCATGGCTTTAGCAATTCAGCCTGTGAGGTTGGCTATCTTCATTTGCCAGATGGTGCCTTTCAGGATCTAGCTTCAACGACGGCTTTGGTCGAGTATGTGGCAGAACATCACGGTGATCCTGTGGAACAGTGGAATGGCCGCCGGATCTTTAAGCAGGCAACAGAAGGAGATAAGATCTGTATGGCTGGAATTGATCGAATGGTGACCTACCTTGGCAAAGGACTGGCCAATATCGTTTATGTGGTCAATCCAGAGGTCATCGTTCTTGGAGGGGGGATTATGGCTCAGGAAGCCATCCTCAAGCCAAAAATCTATCAAGCCCTGTGTGCCGAACTGGTTCCTAGCCTAGCAGATAAGATCCGTTTGGAATTTGCCCACCATCAAAACGCTGCGGGTATGTTGGGGGCTTACTATCACTTTAGACAAAAACATGAAACATAA
- a CDS encoding dihydrodipicolinate synthase family protein yields the protein MSDLKKYEGVIPAFYACYDDQGEISPERVRALVEYFIAKGVQGLYVNGSSGECIYQSVADRKLILEEVMAVAKGKLTIIAHVACNNTKDSVELARHAEELGVDAIAAIPPIYFRLPEYSVAHYWNEISAAAPNTDFVIYNIPQLAGVALTPSLYKEMLKNPRVIGVKNSSMPVQDIQTFASLGGDDHIVFNGPDEQFLGGRLMGAHAGIGGTYGAMPELFLKLNQLIAEKDLETARALQFAINDIIGVLTSAHGNMYAVIKAVLRINEGLDLGSVRSPLTPVVEADQEVIQRAAQLIQDTKARFL from the coding sequence ATGTCAGATTTAAAAAAATATGAAGGAGTCATCCCCGCTTTTTACGCCTGCTATGATGACCAAGGAGAAATTAGCCCGGAGCGGGTACGTGCGCTGGTAGAATATTTTATCGCGAAAGGTGTGCAGGGCTTGTATGTCAACGGATCCTCTGGCGAATGTATCTACCAGAGCGTGGCCGATCGCAAGCTGATCTTGGAAGAAGTGATGGCAGTAGCTAAAGGGAAATTGACCATCATTGCTCACGTAGCCTGCAACAACACCAAGGATAGCGTGGAATTGGCACGACATGCGGAAGAATTAGGAGTGGATGCCATTGCGGCCATTCCACCGATCTATTTCCGCTTGCCAGAATACAGTGTGGCCCACTACTGGAATGAAATCAGTGCAGCCGCACCCAATACAGACTTTGTCATCTACAATATCCCGCAATTGGCAGGGGTCGCTTTGACACCGAGCCTTTACAAGGAAATGTTGAAAAACCCACGGGTGATTGGGGTCAAGAATTCTTCGATGCCTGTTCAGGACATTCAAACCTTTGCTTCTTTAGGAGGCGACGACCACATCGTCTTTAATGGTCCGGATGAACAATTCTTAGGTGGCCGTCTCATGGGAGCGCATGCTGGGATCGGTGGCACCTATGGTGCGATGCCAGAACTTTTCTTGAAGCTCAATCAGCTGATTGCTGAGAAAGACTTGGAGACTGCGCGTGCCTTGCAGTTTGCTATCAATGACATTATCGGAGTCTTGACGTCTGCTCATGGCAATATGTATGCGGTCATCAAAGCGGTTTTGCGCATTAATGAAGGTTTGGACTTGGGATCTGTTCGCTCCCCTTTGACGCCAGTAGTAGAAGCGGATCAAGAAGTGATTCAACGTGCTGCTCAACTCATTCAGGACACAAAAGCCAGATTCCTTTAA